A window of the Acidithiobacillus thiooxidans ATCC 19377 genome harbors these coding sequences:
- a CDS encoding IS110 family transposase, which produces MMNPVSCVGIDVAKAKFDVALLKPNGKYRSKVFSNNSEGFRQFLDWLEKQEALKAHLCMETTGAYGRSLARFLAQQQLVISVMNPALIHAFGKTELSRAKTDKADARLIARYCQMHRPAPWVPPAEAIVTLQALVQRLDDLLGMQNMENNRLEMAEPAARASIEALLLTIHQQIDAVRRQIQDHMDDHPDLKSQKALLLSIPGIGEATAAMLLAFLSPLTRFHSAKQVGAYAGLNPRIRESGQWAGKSHIAKAGNVLLRKALYLPAVVAKRYNPAIAAFCDRLLSRGKCPMQVIIAAMRKLLHITYGVLKSGQPFDPEKALA; this is translated from the coding sequence ATGATGAATCCAGTTTCCTGTGTTGGTATTGACGTAGCGAAAGCCAAATTCGATGTTGCCCTGCTGAAACCCAATGGTAAATATCGCAGCAAGGTCTTTTCCAATAATTCTGAGGGGTTCCGGCAATTCCTGGATTGGTTGGAGAAGCAGGAGGCCCTCAAGGCTCATCTCTGCATGGAAACGACTGGCGCCTATGGCCGAAGCCTGGCGCGCTTTCTGGCGCAGCAACAGTTAGTTATCAGTGTGATGAATCCTGCCTTGATTCACGCCTTTGGTAAAACCGAGCTTTCCCGGGCCAAAACAGACAAAGCGGATGCTCGGCTCATTGCCCGCTATTGCCAGATGCACCGACCTGCCCCTTGGGTGCCACCGGCAGAAGCCATTGTGACTCTCCAGGCTTTGGTGCAGCGTCTGGACGACCTTCTGGGTATGCAGAATATGGAAAACAATCGCCTCGAAATGGCAGAGCCTGCCGCTCGCGCGTCCATTGAAGCCCTTTTGCTTACCATCCATCAGCAAATTGACGCCGTCCGCCGACAAATCCAGGATCATATGGATGATCACCCGGACCTGAAATCCCAAAAGGCGCTTCTGCTGAGTATTCCCGGCATCGGCGAGGCTACCGCAGCTATGCTACTGGCTTTCCTCAGTCCACTCACGCGCTTTCATTCCGCCAAACAGGTCGGCGCCTATGCGGGACTCAACCCGCGTATTCGTGAGTCGGGCCAGTGGGCCGGTAAAAGCCATATTGCCAAGGCAGGCAATGTTCTTCTACGCAAGGCGCTGTACCTGCCAGCCGTAGTGGCCAAGCGTTACAATCCAGCGATCGCCGCCTTTTGCGATCGGTTACTGTCACGGGGTAAATGTCCTATGCAGGTGATCATTGCCGCCATGCGCAAGCTCCTGCATATCACCTATGGCGTCCTCAAATCCGGTCAGCCGTTCGACCCTGAAAAAGCTCTTGCATAG
- a CDS encoding Y-family DNA polymerase, with protein MRFALVDANNFYVSCERLFAPQLEGRPVVILSNNDGCAVSRSAEAKALKIGMGTPYFQWQKLAKQQGVVVLSSNYALYGELSARMMRLLGSLSAAQEIYSIDESFLHIPVSGKEALHWGSAVRHRVRKELGLPVCVGMGPSKTLAKLCNHWAKKGRVAEGVCDWDSIPDNQKVQWLQDTPIDAVWGIGRQLGESLRRQNIQQIAEFLRADPVAIRQRYGVVLARTQQELQGISCLQLEQIPQKRQHIQCSRSFGQAVESLTDLEESLSVHTQRCAAKLRQDGQKAQGVQIQIRRSPHRGRYYSGVAFRPLANPSNHYQDLWQAVKAALAEAYRPGVRYIKSGILLSALQDVNMPETQSLFTPEDDAATPGDTQKKALADVLTLLQKRYGKAAPGFGVAGLRAERAWAMRAGNRSPRYLNAWSDIPVVRAG; from the coding sequence ATGCGCTTTGCATTGGTGGATGCCAACAATTTCTACGTGTCCTGCGAACGCCTGTTTGCGCCACAACTGGAGGGCCGCCCCGTGGTCATCCTCAGCAATAACGACGGTTGTGCCGTATCCCGATCCGCCGAAGCCAAGGCCCTGAAAATCGGCATGGGCACCCCCTATTTTCAGTGGCAGAAGCTGGCCAAACAGCAGGGTGTAGTCGTACTGTCTTCCAACTATGCCCTTTATGGAGAATTATCGGCGCGAATGATGCGCCTGCTGGGCAGCCTCAGCGCTGCGCAGGAAATCTACAGCATTGATGAGTCATTTCTGCATATTCCGGTCAGCGGAAAGGAAGCGCTGCACTGGGGCAGTGCAGTCCGGCATCGCGTTCGCAAGGAATTGGGCCTGCCCGTTTGTGTCGGCATGGGTCCTTCCAAAACCCTGGCCAAACTCTGCAATCACTGGGCTAAAAAAGGGCGCGTGGCAGAAGGCGTTTGTGATTGGGACAGCATTCCCGACAACCAGAAGGTCCAGTGGCTTCAGGATACCCCTATTGATGCGGTCTGGGGTATCGGCAGACAGCTCGGCGAGTCCCTGCGCCGCCAGAATATTCAGCAGATTGCGGAATTTTTACGGGCGGATCCCGTCGCTATCCGTCAACGTTATGGCGTCGTGTTAGCCCGTACCCAGCAGGAGTTGCAGGGTATTTCCTGTCTGCAGCTGGAACAGATACCCCAGAAAAGGCAGCATATTCAATGCAGTCGTTCTTTCGGCCAAGCCGTGGAAAGCCTTACTGATCTGGAAGAAAGTTTGTCCGTGCATACCCAGCGTTGCGCCGCAAAGTTACGGCAGGACGGTCAAAAAGCCCAAGGCGTCCAGATACAAATTCGCAGATCGCCCCATCGGGGACGTTATTATTCGGGAGTAGCCTTCCGCCCGCTGGCGAATCCAAGCAATCATTACCAGGATCTGTGGCAGGCGGTCAAGGCCGCGCTGGCAGAAGCCTATCGACCAGGCGTGCGCTATATCAAATCCGGCATTTTGCTGAGTGCCTTGCAGGACGTGAACATGCCCGAAACCCAAAGCCTGTTTACCCCGGAAGACGATGCGGCCACACCCGGCGATACACAGAAAAAAGCCTTGGCTGATGTGCTTACGCTGCTACAAAAGCGTTACGGTAAAGCGGCTCCAGGATTCGGGGTAGCCGGGCTGCGGGCCGAAAGAGCTTGGGCCATGCGTGCCGGTAACCGCTCCCCCCGTTATCTGAACGCGTGGTCAGACATTCCCGTGGTACGGGCGGGTTGA
- a CDS encoding Txe/YoeB family addiction module toxin gives MKLVFADETWEDYLFWQKQDRKMIERINKLIRETQREPFGGIGKPEPLKHAFSGFWSRRITDEHRMVYRVEGDQLQIAQLRFHY, from the coding sequence GTGAAGCTGGTCTTCGCAGATGAGACTTGGGAAGACTACCTGTTTTGGCAGAAGCAGGATAGAAAGATGATAGAGCGGATCAATAAACTGATTCGCGAGACTCAGCGTGAACCGTTCGGCGGCATCGGAAAACCCGAACCACTGAAACACGCCTTCTCCGGATTTTGGTCACGCCGGATCACGGACGAACACCGCATGGTGTATCGCGTTGAAGGCGACCAACTTCAAATAGCTCAATTGCGTTTCCATTACTGA
- a CDS encoding transglycosylase domain-containing protein yields MNSLQSMSGRRTDRIFSSILRGGRRCLWPRGRYAWWRRCGHWLLLSIILVAVIAWFMPPDTQTLKQEGRIIYDRHGHVLSMFLNHQQQWAFATPAKRVSPVLIQMLIAIEDHNFAWDPGIDPLAIIRAAGQMIMAGHVVSGASTLTMQVTRMLHPAPRTLPVKIVEALQAISLYEHYSKSAVLGMWLSLAPEGSNIQGIEAAAHAWFNQSPRTLGPAQAAFLVMMVRNPNRLNPLTHPRAALATRNQILREAQRRGIISKAALERALATALPQRLYPMPLLSPQVASTLPSGTHSTIDAPMDRAVADIAQHALQQMAPSESIAIVVVSLKTKGIRAIYSGDWGNVQRDGFVDMTRAIRSPGSALKPFLYGLGFAAGIIRPSTNVADFPSNFGAYEPNDYNDRYMGVVTATTALRRSLNVPAVDLIEAYGPLRFAAHLRAAGTQLLLPYGADPALPLALGGAGISMRRLLALYAGLANDGVVERLHLIAGQHRRARRLLSPYAAEDVTAILNRSFPFGGPGGIAWKTGTSAGNRDDWAMGYNHRYAAAVWIGQPNGAALPGDTALAAIPILAKVFSILPGQPIDIHPTTRSLTLQRQPMGTLLEIASPAPGSQLTVGEPVSIRIIGGNRPFHFLLDGRPLDSNPALRSVDWTPAVAGFYQLSVLDASGQLVKRALRAVLPISAANAEWGNNVR; encoded by the coding sequence ATGAACAGTCTACAGTCTATGAGTGGGCGCAGGACGGACAGAATATTTTCGAGCATTTTGCGCGGGGGCCGACGCTGCCTCTGGCCTCGGGGCCGCTACGCCTGGTGGCGTCGCTGCGGACACTGGCTGCTGCTCAGCATCATTCTGGTGGCCGTCATTGCCTGGTTTATGCCGCCCGATACCCAGACGCTGAAGCAGGAGGGGCGCATCATTTACGACCGCCACGGCCACGTGTTGAGTATGTTTCTCAATCACCAACAGCAATGGGCTTTTGCCACGCCCGCAAAGCGGGTCAGTCCGGTCCTGATCCAGATGCTGATCGCCATTGAGGACCATAATTTCGCCTGGGACCCCGGTATTGATCCCTTGGCCATCATCCGTGCTGCTGGACAGATGATCATGGCGGGGCACGTAGTTTCCGGCGCTTCCACCCTCACCATGCAGGTCACCCGCATGCTCCATCCGGCACCGCGCACCCTGCCCGTCAAAATAGTGGAGGCCCTGCAGGCTATTTCGCTGTATGAACATTATTCCAAGTCTGCGGTGCTGGGCATGTGGCTGTCACTGGCTCCTGAGGGGAGCAACATTCAGGGTATCGAGGCGGCTGCACATGCCTGGTTCAATCAGTCTCCACGCACCTTGGGTCCGGCACAAGCGGCTTTTCTGGTCATGATGGTGCGCAATCCTAATCGGCTGAATCCATTGACCCACCCTCGCGCGGCTCTTGCCACCCGCAATCAGATTCTGCGCGAAGCCCAACGCCGGGGCATTATTTCGAAGGCAGCATTGGAGCGCGCTCTGGCAACAGCGCTGCCGCAACGGCTCTATCCCATGCCTCTGCTTTCTCCCCAGGTAGCCTCGACACTACCCAGCGGGACGCATAGCACAATTGATGCGCCCATGGATCGCGCGGTGGCCGACATCGCCCAACATGCCCTGCAGCAGATGGCCCCCTCGGAGAGCATCGCTATTGTGGTTGTCAGCCTCAAGACAAAAGGCATCCGTGCGATTTATAGTGGTGATTGGGGTAATGTCCAGCGCGATGGTTTTGTCGATATGACCCGCGCTATTCGGTCTCCGGGCTCCGCCCTCAAGCCATTTTTATATGGCCTCGGCTTTGCAGCCGGAATCATCCGCCCAAGCACCAATGTAGCTGATTTTCCCAGCAATTTCGGCGCTTATGAACCTAATGATTATAATGACCGCTATATGGGGGTCGTCACCGCAACTACCGCATTACGACGCTCCCTGAATGTGCCGGCCGTAGATCTTATCGAAGCCTACGGCCCCCTGCGCTTTGCGGCACATCTGCGGGCTGCCGGTACGCAGTTGCTGCTCCCCTATGGCGCGGATCCCGCCCTGCCCCTGGCCCTGGGTGGTGCCGGCATTTCCATGCGCCGCTTGCTGGCACTATACGCCGGACTGGCTAACGATGGTGTCGTCGAACGCTTGCACCTGATTGCTGGCCAACATCGCCGCGCACGCCGTCTGTTATCCCCTTATGCAGCAGAAGATGTCACCGCCATCCTCAATCGTTCCTTCCCTTTTGGTGGTCCTGGTGGCATTGCCTGGAAAACCGGCACCAGCGCCGGAAATCGCGACGACTGGGCCATGGGATATAATCACCGCTACGCCGCAGCAGTCTGGATTGGTCAACCCAATGGCGCCGCCCTGCCCGGTGACACAGCGCTCGCCGCCATCCCCATCCTCGCCAAGGTTTTCAGCATTCTGCCGGGGCAGCCGATTGATATCCATCCGACGACCCGTTCCCTGACCTTGCAACGCCAGCCCATGGGTACGCTTTTAGAAATTGCCTCTCCCGCACCGGGAAGCCAGCTGACAGTTGGCGAACCGGTCAGCATTCGCATCATTGGCGGAAATCGGCCCTTTCATTTTCTGCTGGACGGTCGCCCACTTGACTCCAACCCGGCGTTACGCAGCGTGGACTGGACACCAGCGGTGGCCGGTTTTTATCAGCTCAGCGTTCTCGATGCCAGTGGCCAACTGGTCAAACGCGCCTTACGCGCAGTGCTACCCATAAGCGCAGCAAATGCGGAGTGGGGTAATAACGTCCGCTGA
- a CDS encoding type II toxin-antitoxin system Phd/YefM family antitoxin: MDAITYTKVRANLASAMDRVCDDHEALIITRNGEQSVVMLSLADYKALEETAYLLRTPANAKRLLAAAAQLNAGKGVELKLSM, from the coding sequence GTGGATGCTATTACTTACACGAAAGTTCGAGCGAACTTGGCGAGCGCGATGGATCGAGTCTGCGACGACCACGAAGCGTTGATTATTACCCGCAACGGAGAGCAATCGGTTGTGATGCTCTCGCTTGCAGATTATAAAGCGCTGGAAGAAACCGCTTACCTCTTGCGCACGCCCGCGAACGCGAAGCGTCTTCTTGCGGCGGCAGCGCAATTGAACGCTGGTAAGGGCGTTGAACTGAAACTGTCCATGTGA
- a CDS encoding IS256 family transposase, with the protein MGELGLGIEGILRRAARSLIEQAIEAEVAVLLEEFATVRMVDGRQAVVRNGHLPEREIMTALGPVPVKVPKVRDRSGSGIKFNSVLAPPYVRKSRTVAATVPWLYLHGVSSGHMQEALSILLGDEAKGLSPAVLGRLKAEWAQEYAHWQHRSLQGKRYAYWWVDGIYTNLRAEEDPRICLLVIIGVTAEGKKELVSVSDGLRESKASWLEILRDLQARGLEAAPLLAIGDGAMGFWAALDEAYPETGQQRCWVHKTANILNELPKAQQSKAKAALQEIWMAANRQAAEKALDVFVRNYQAKYPKAVAKLEKDRAELLAFYDFPAEHWRHIRTTNAIESTFATVRHRTTRTKNCVSRSSFLGLGFKMLQQAEKRWIGIYAPEKVLQLFAGVKFIDGLPANLTLPDDQQTAA; encoded by the coding sequence ATGGGAGAGTTGGGTCTGGGCATTGAAGGGATACTTCGACGCGCGGCACGCTCTCTGATTGAGCAGGCCATAGAGGCAGAGGTGGCGGTATTGCTGGAAGAATTTGCGACAGTGCGGATGGTTGATGGGCGTCAGGCGGTCGTGCGTAATGGGCATCTGCCGGAGCGCGAGATCATGACCGCTCTGGGTCCGGTACCCGTCAAAGTACCCAAGGTGCGGGACCGCTCAGGATCGGGGATCAAATTCAATTCGGTACTGGCGCCTCCGTATGTACGCAAATCACGAACGGTAGCCGCTACAGTACCTTGGCTCTATCTGCATGGGGTGTCTTCCGGCCACATGCAGGAAGCCCTTTCCATTTTGCTGGGTGATGAGGCCAAGGGACTTTCACCTGCGGTGTTGGGACGTCTCAAGGCGGAGTGGGCGCAAGAGTATGCCCATTGGCAACACCGCTCCCTACAGGGAAAGCGCTATGCTTACTGGTGGGTAGACGGTATTTATACGAACCTCCGTGCGGAGGAGGATCCGCGTATCTGCCTGCTGGTGATTATCGGCGTGACGGCAGAGGGCAAGAAAGAGCTGGTCAGTGTCAGTGACGGCCTGCGCGAATCCAAAGCTTCCTGGCTGGAGATCCTGCGTGACCTGCAGGCGCGCGGTCTGGAGGCGGCCCCTTTGCTCGCCATTGGGGATGGTGCCATGGGGTTTTGGGCCGCACTGGATGAAGCCTATCCCGAAACTGGTCAGCAACGCTGCTGGGTGCATAAGACCGCCAACATTCTCAACGAACTTCCCAAAGCCCAACAGAGCAAAGCCAAGGCAGCGTTGCAGGAAATCTGGATGGCCGCCAATCGCCAGGCTGCGGAAAAAGCACTGGACGTGTTTGTGCGCAATTACCAGGCAAAGTATCCCAAGGCCGTGGCTAAACTGGAAAAAGATCGGGCTGAATTGCTCGCTTTCTATGATTTTCCAGCCGAACACTGGCGGCATATCCGGACCACCAATGCCATTGAGTCCACCTTCGCTACGGTACGCCACCGGACTACCCGGACGAAGAACTGTGTATCACGCAGCAGCTTTCTGGGATTGGGTTTCAAGATGCTGCAGCAGGCTGAAAAACGCTGGATTGGGATTTATGCTCCAGAGAAAGTCCTGCAGCTTTTTGCAGGGGTGAAATTTATCGATGGCTTACCGGCTAACCTCACCCTGCCGGATGATCAACAGACCGCCGCCTGA
- a CDS encoding DUF2442 domain-containing protein has product MDWRKSAPIRITGNAWEFLRKKYRAQGKRHPAQGIIRSLKTSLGGSNQSLRKAPQKQGIFVSCVEFPWFKQATVEQITTIERQSSAHLYWPLLDVDLAVESIRSPALLPLVAKPNPSFQRTR; this is encoded by the coding sequence TTGGACTGGCGCAAATCGGCCCCTATCCGGATTACAGGAAACGCTTGGGAATTTCTGAGGAAGAAATACAGGGCACAGGGCAAGCGTCATCCGGCTCAGGGGATCATCAGGTCTCTGAAGACTTCACTCGGCGGAAGCAATCAAAGCCTTCGGAAGGCACCACAAAAGCAAGGTATTTTTGTTTCCTGTGTCGAGTTCCCATGGTTTAAACAAGCCACGGTTGAGCAAATCACCACGATTGAGCGGCAGTCCTCTGCTCATCTTTATTGGCCCTTGCTTGATGTTGACCTTGCAGTTGAATCTATCCGCAGTCCAGCTTTGCTCCCATTAGTTGCCAAGCCCAACCCATCATTCCAGCGAACGCGCTAA
- a CDS encoding alpha-2-macroglobulin family protein, producing MQLVLRTNLAPTVWQGRNGLYVQIRHYTDASPWSGVSVKLIAQDNDILQTVQTNADGIAFFPKPILQGSGGQSPAALHIYGPDNEFTLFNLENSPLNLSGRGISGRPALQPVSPFLWLDRGIYRPGETVHVAAIYRSAAGQPLNLPLHLIVRRPGGQVFLDTVPKLSDDDAIAVPVKLPLAAQDGNWSVSLATGLKEPALAQESFTVSAFVPPTLAVKLGTAKPIPAGQALQWPVEARYLYGAPGGHLSGTARISLSSGPTPYPQWQNYQFGLHSEIFTAPVQEPTLPDTDAEGQTQVPINLQKLPDSTRFLEAHVAVSINEPSGRPVSSEIVLPVTPDHPLIGIENAFKNDTVAAGKIPEFHIVALAPDGKPSAMPVQIEVVRQSSQWNISMQHGVASWGYSYVDHPVLKKNISLPAGHTYTLQLPVLDYGRYRLRVVEAHGGLAASSAIFYSGWQTSANPGVPQRVSVRSNTAEYAAGSTADIHIDAPFGGPAVLVLANDKILSLKNFNLPKGGITLHIPVEKNWGAGAYALVDVFRPASASEAPERAIGLTWLGLKPGERAIPVHFDVQPVYRPRQIIRIPVKTRPGAYVTLAAVDQGILNLTQFPNPNPLHHFFGKRRLDISVADNYAALLARPTGYEALLQNGAGANFGPAVRPIPQKVVALFAGPVQANSAGLAELPIDVPEFNGALHLMAVTWQGDAVGAGNADIIVRNRLIANLLLPRFLSSGDGAEATLMLQNLKLPAGDYQSVVTATGPIQVGNNGQHKTFLKVQAMHLLPVTLTGTGEGTAHLTLRITGPGGYQLIRHWDMVVHSTQPPVSKNHRLTLVAGSQHLLKPDLQGFIPGSSTTAVTLGNTLPFNPKVYVQALYQGWHCHSLLNAASQGLPLTILKSPLITPEQAAKLQDYVNQVLNDQRYDGAFGLWSNNGDAQPWLTAFATEFLLRAQKAGATVPQPTIDQALHWLSNEVEEENHPVFDRIYAVYDLSLAGKAPAGAIRMLARHMDQLTMPLALAQLGSALNTIGERHLAEQALQKAIKSQGPIGGDWWWGRSDWDAAFGSPLRDAWAVPTIIAQTGLMPDAMVKLRQNLPGAGLEPDSLTTQELAWALYADGVLGGNNQPVHVQWGQRTIQQTGPVVLPLRQAINIRNLGSKALTVALSTTGITSSPPPAADQGMTVSQAFYSLSGKPLQPDSLPQNTVFVVVLKGSISDNLPHRALLNMGLPPGWELAGDLSAGKVHGLPWLKNLSTPEATAATDDRYEAAFKMAPKDSQAFDGDGIPDFKTAILLRAVTPGHYLLPGVTLSDMFHPSIFARSAGRKVSVTAAPAS from the coding sequence GTGCAACTGGTATTGCGCACCAATCTGGCACCTACCGTCTGGCAGGGCCGCAATGGATTATATGTGCAGATCCGCCATTATACGGATGCCAGCCCCTGGAGTGGCGTCAGTGTGAAACTCATTGCCCAGGACAATGATATCCTCCAGACCGTCCAGACCAACGCCGATGGCATTGCCTTTTTCCCCAAACCCATTCTCCAGGGCAGTGGTGGGCAAAGCCCGGCTGCCCTGCACATTTATGGGCCGGATAATGAATTTACCTTGTTCAATCTCGAAAACTCGCCGCTGAATTTGTCCGGGCGCGGCATTTCCGGACGCCCGGCACTGCAACCGGTCAGTCCATTCCTGTGGCTGGACCGGGGCATTTATCGCCCTGGCGAGACGGTCCATGTGGCGGCCATTTATCGCAGCGCCGCAGGTCAACCGCTGAATTTGCCTCTACATCTCATTGTGCGGCGGCCCGGTGGGCAGGTATTTCTGGATACGGTTCCAAAATTGTCTGACGATGATGCCATTGCCGTACCCGTCAAACTACCCCTGGCCGCTCAGGATGGCAACTGGAGTGTGAGTCTGGCGACCGGTCTCAAGGAGCCTGCCCTGGCGCAGGAAAGCTTTACCGTATCTGCCTTTGTACCGCCAACTCTGGCTGTCAAACTGGGAACAGCCAAGCCCATTCCGGCCGGACAAGCCCTGCAGTGGCCGGTAGAGGCACGTTATCTTTATGGCGCTCCGGGTGGGCATTTGTCGGGAACGGCGCGGATCAGCCTGAGCAGTGGTCCTACGCCCTATCCGCAATGGCAGAACTATCAGTTCGGGCTACATAGCGAAATATTTACCGCCCCGGTCCAGGAGCCGACACTGCCGGACACCGATGCTGAAGGTCAGACACAAGTACCCATCAATTTACAAAAACTGCCGGACAGTACCCGTTTTCTTGAAGCGCATGTCGCGGTATCCATCAATGAGCCTTCTGGCCGTCCGGTAAGCAGCGAAATCGTTTTGCCGGTAACCCCCGACCATCCCCTTATTGGCATCGAAAATGCTTTTAAAAATGACACGGTAGCCGCAGGGAAAATACCGGAGTTTCATATTGTGGCGTTGGCACCAGACGGCAAGCCCAGCGCCATGCCCGTACAAATCGAAGTAGTCCGACAGTCTTCGCAATGGAACATTTCCATGCAACACGGCGTAGCCAGCTGGGGATATAGCTACGTTGACCATCCTGTACTGAAGAAAAATATCAGCTTACCCGCCGGTCATACCTATACCCTGCAATTGCCGGTGCTGGATTATGGTCGTTACCGACTGCGGGTTGTTGAGGCGCACGGTGGGCTGGCAGCCAGTTCCGCGATTTTTTACTCCGGCTGGCAGACCAGTGCCAATCCGGGCGTACCCCAACGGGTTTCAGTACGCAGTAACACGGCAGAATATGCGGCGGGCAGCACGGCAGATATCCATATTGACGCCCCCTTTGGCGGCCCAGCCGTACTGGTGCTCGCCAACGACAAAATTCTGTCCCTGAAAAATTTCAATTTACCCAAAGGGGGTATCACCCTGCATATCCCGGTGGAAAAAAACTGGGGTGCAGGTGCTTATGCGCTGGTCGATGTGTTTCGGCCGGCCAGCGCCAGCGAGGCACCAGAACGCGCCATCGGCCTGACCTGGCTGGGCCTCAAGCCTGGCGAGCGCGCCATCCCCGTTCATTTTGATGTGCAGCCTGTTTATCGCCCCCGTCAAATCATCCGGATTCCTGTTAAAACCCGACCCGGTGCCTACGTGACGCTGGCGGCCGTCGATCAGGGAATTCTCAACCTTACCCAGTTTCCCAACCCGAATCCGCTGCATCATTTTTTCGGGAAACGGCGGCTGGATATCAGCGTAGCAGACAACTACGCTGCGCTACTGGCGCGACCTACCGGCTATGAGGCACTCCTGCAAAATGGCGCCGGGGCCAACTTCGGCCCGGCCGTGCGTCCCATTCCCCAGAAGGTGGTGGCACTATTTGCCGGTCCGGTGCAGGCCAACAGTGCCGGGCTTGCGGAACTTCCCATTGATGTTCCGGAGTTCAATGGCGCATTACATCTCATGGCCGTGACCTGGCAGGGAGATGCGGTGGGTGCTGGCAATGCCGACATCATCGTCCGCAACCGGCTCATCGCCAATTTGCTGCTGCCCCGCTTTTTGTCCTCCGGTGATGGCGCCGAGGCCACGCTCATGCTGCAGAACCTGAAGCTGCCCGCAGGCGACTATCAAAGTGTAGTCACCGCTACCGGACCCATTCAGGTCGGGAATAATGGACAGCACAAAACCTTTTTGAAAGTGCAGGCCATGCATCTCTTGCCGGTTACCCTGACCGGTACGGGTGAAGGTACCGCTCATCTAACCCTACGTATTACCGGCCCAGGTGGATACCAACTCATCCGCCATTGGGATATGGTCGTGCATTCTACCCAGCCCCCGGTTTCCAAAAATCATAGGCTGACCCTGGTAGCCGGAAGCCAGCATCTCCTCAAGCCGGATCTGCAAGGCTTCATTCCCGGTTCCAGCACCACTGCGGTCACATTGGGCAACACCCTGCCCTTCAACCCCAAGGTCTACGTGCAGGCGCTGTATCAGGGTTGGCATTGCCATTCACTGCTCAATGCTGCCAGCCAGGGTTTACCACTGACCATTCTGAAGTCTCCGCTCATCACCCCGGAACAAGCCGCCAAGCTTCAGGATTACGTGAATCAGGTCCTCAATGATCAGCGTTATGATGGCGCTTTCGGGCTCTGGTCCAATAATGGTGACGCCCAGCCCTGGCTCACGGCTTTTGCCACAGAATTTCTCCTGCGCGCTCAAAAAGCCGGTGCAACGGTGCCGCAACCCACCATCGACCAGGCCCTGCACTGGCTGAGTAATGAGGTGGAAGAGGAAAACCATCCGGTATTTGATCGCATTTATGCAGTCTACGACCTGAGTCTGGCTGGGAAAGCGCCAGCAGGAGCCATCCGTATGCTGGCAAGACACATGGATCAACTCACCATGCCCTTGGCCCTGGCACAACTGGGCTCGGCATTGAACACCATTGGCGAACGCCATTTGGCCGAGCAGGCCTTGCAAAAAGCCATCAAAAGTCAGGGACCCATTGGCGGCGACTGGTGGTGGGGACGCTCAGACTGGGATGCGGCCTTCGGTTCACCTTTACGGGATGCCTGGGCAGTACCGACCATCATTGCCCAGACCGGACTGATGCCCGATGCCATGGTCAAATTACGGCAGAATCTGCCCGGCGCAGGACTGGAACCCGATAGTCTGACGACCCAGGAACTCGCCTGGGCGCTTTACGCCGATGGCGTACTAGGCGGCAACAATCAACCAGTGCATGTGCAATGGGGTCAGCGAACCATCCAGCAGACTGGACCCGTTGTTCTGCCTCTGAGACAGGCAATCAACATCCGTAATCTTGGCAGCAAAGCCCTGACAGTAGCCCTCAGCACGACCGGCATCACCAGCAGCCCCCCTCCGGCCGCCGACCAGGGGATGACTGTCAGCCAGGCTTTTTATTCACTCTCGGGCAAGCCCCTGCAGCCTGACTCCCTGCCGCAGAACACCGTCTTCGTCGTCGTTCTGAAAGGGAGCATCAGCGATAATTTACCCCATCGTGCACTGCTCAACATGGGTCTGCCACCGGGCTGGGAACTGGCAGGCGACCTCTCGGCGGGCAAGGTGCATGGGCTGCCCTGGCTCAAAAACCTCAGCACTCCGGAAGCCACTGCGGCTACCGATGACCGCTACGAAGCCGCCTTCAAAATGGCCCCCAAAGACAGTCAGGCTTTCGACGGCGACGGGATACCCGATTTCAAGACGGCCATTTTGTTGCGCGCCGTCACTCCGGGGCATTATCTTCTGCCCGGCGTTACGCTAAGCGACATGTTTCACCCTTCCATCTTCGCCCGCAGCGCTGGGCGCAAGGTCAGCGTGACAGCAGCGCCAGCTTCATGA